One genomic window of Ignavibacteriota bacterium includes the following:
- a CDS encoding ParB N-terminal domain-containing protein: MKNTSIAQKGKKLIDKKINRLQKLTVEYVPVNSIKPNTYNPNRQGDFEFELLVRSIIEDGFTQPIVCQKSTREFVDGEHRWTAFIVVNHLEENGLIKKDSEGNTSFNSDDVRKARDKRFDIIKKDWMIPVVFVDMSIEQMKISTLRHNKAKGTHDIELEAQVLKDLQELGAIDWAQDSLMLSDVEINRMLEDISAPEALQGEEYSQSWIPEELDDTDSNSPSTIVRSFDGTTHGGEMITASSAKAVQSIHERQTLIEKAKTEEEREFARQQTKLYRVSLIFANEEATVIEQVLGREPAVKLLELCKKELGV; the protein is encoded by the coding sequence ATGAAAAATACTTCTATTGCCCAGAAAGGGAAAAAGCTGATTGATAAAAAAATTAATCGGCTACAAAAATTAACCGTTGAGTATGTTCCGGTTAATTCTATAAAGCCTAATACTTATAACCCTAATCGCCAAGGTGATTTCGAGTTCGAACTTCTTGTACGTTCAATAATCGAGGACGGCTTTACACAACCAATTGTATGTCAGAAAAGTACACGTGAATTCGTTGATGGTGAACATAGGTGGACCGCTTTTATAGTTGTAAACCATCTCGAAGAAAATGGTTTAATCAAGAAAGACAGTGAAGGTAATACTTCATTTAATTCAGACGATGTTCGTAAAGCACGCGATAAAAGATTTGATATTATCAAAAAGGATTGGATGATCCCTGTTGTCTTTGTTGATATGTCAATTGAACAAATGAAAATTTCTACTCTAAGACATAATAAAGCAAAAGGTACTCACGATATAGAACTCGAAGCTCAGGTTCTTAAAGATTTGCAGGAACTTGGTGCTATTGATTGGGCTCAGGATTCTCTTATGCTTTCAGATGTTGAAATCAATCGTATGCTTGAAGACATTTCAGCTCCGGAAGCCCTTCAAGGAGAAGAATATTCTCAATCATGGATTCCTGAAGAATTAGATGATACTGATTCAAATTCTCCTTCAACTATAGTTCGCTCTTTTGACGGTACTACTCACGGTGGTGAAATGATTACTGCTTCATCTGCCAAAGCCGTTCAGTCAATTCATGAAAGACAAACTCTGATTGAAAAAGCTAAAACAGAGGAAGAAAGAGAATTTGCCCGTCAGCAAACCAAATTGTACAGAGTTAGCTTAATATTTGCAAATGAAGAAGCTACTGTAATTGAACAGGTTCTCGGACGAGAACCAGCTGTAAAACTACTCGAATTATGTAAAAAAGAATTAGGCGTCTAA
- the terL gene encoding phage terminase large subunit, giving the protein MLKTASPASMAHVLTKGSYLTPKHVNRINAKLLDIFAGRINRLIITMPPRHGKSELVSKYFPVFWLGHRPDDWFVLTSYQADYAGEWGNKAKELYAEIGPDYFNKNIKKRSGSAYRWYVNKHIGGMKSTGVGGPLTGSGADLLLIDDPVKNESEALSLTYRNKVWDWFRATAYTRLSPKGAVVIMMTRWHYDDLVGRVLNSDEFGDWDVLSLPAIAGENDPIGRLPGEALWPEKYNIDKLNDIKNVLGPFWFSALYQQEPIASEYQIFKTQWWQFYEESDVSGFEFIIQTWDTAHKEKQTNDFSVCATWGVANKRAYLLNIYQARLSFPDLEKMAVAQYNIYKPRIILIEDASSGQDLIPTLRKYTRLPIKEIKPVNKTIRAHAVTSLLESGKVFIPKYASWLPEFINQHSQFPNAKHDDIVDTTTISLEFLTNLLLEHKIDTVRPRHEKRNKKSSKFFN; this is encoded by the coding sequence ATGTTAAAGACAGCAAGTCCGGCAAGCATGGCTCACGTATTGACAAAAGGAAGCTACTTAACTCCTAAACATGTTAATAGAATTAATGCCAAGCTATTAGATATATTCGCAGGTCGAATTAACAGACTGATTATTACTATGCCACCAAGGCACGGTAAGAGCGAACTTGTATCTAAATATTTCCCAGTATTCTGGCTCGGTCACCGTCCGGATGATTGGTTTGTCTTAACTTCATACCAAGCTGACTATGCCGGTGAATGGGGTAATAAAGCAAAAGAACTTTATGCAGAAATTGGACCGGATTATTTTAACAAGAATATAAAAAAACGTTCCGGTTCTGCTTACCGCTGGTATGTTAATAAACATATTGGTGGTATGAAATCTACAGGCGTTGGTGGTCCCTTAACTGGTTCTGGGGCTGACCTGCTTCTGATTGATGACCCTGTTAAAAATGAATCCGAAGCCCTATCTCTTACTTATCGTAACAAAGTATGGGATTGGTTCAGAGCTACTGCATATACAAGATTATCTCCAAAAGGTGCTGTCGTTATTATGATGACAAGGTGGCATTATGACGACTTAGTTGGTAGAGTTCTTAATTCTGATGAGTTTGGCGATTGGGATGTTTTATCTCTCCCCGCTATTGCCGGAGAAAATGACCCTATTGGTAGATTACCCGGAGAAGCTCTGTGGCCTGAAAAATATAATATTGATAAACTAAACGATATTAAAAATGTTCTTGGTCCCTTTTGGTTCTCAGCACTATATCAGCAAGAACCTATTGCTTCTGAATACCAAATATTTAAAACCCAATGGTGGCAGTTCTATGAAGAATCTGATGTAAGTGGTTTTGAGTTCATTATTCAGACTTGGGATACTGCTCATAAAGAAAAACAAACCAATGACTTTTCTGTTTGTGCAACGTGGGGGGTTGCCAATAAACGTGCTTATCTGCTTAATATCTACCAAGCAAGGCTAAGTTTCCCTGACTTGGAAAAAATGGCTGTTGCTCAGTATAATATCTACAAACCAAGAATTATTCTAATTGAAGATGCTTCTTCAGGACAAGACCTTATTCCGACATTAAGAAAATATACAAGATTACCTATTAAGGAAATCAAACCTGTTAATAAAACCATACGTGCACATGCCGTAACCTCTTTATTGGAAAGTGGCAAAGTTTTTATACCTAAGTATGCAAGCTGGCTACCAGAATTCATTAACCAACATTCTCAATTCCCTAATGCTAAACATGATGATATTGTTGATACTACAACTATTTCTCTTGAATTTCTAACTAATTTACTCTTGGAACACAAAATTGATACAGTAAGACCAAGACATGAAAAACGTAATAAAAAATCTTCTAAATTCTTTAACTAA
- a CDS encoding DUF935 family protein, with the protein MINTSLNKVQASFNNYLKFANMLKEPIPNPDNVLRKIGGRIEAYRNLFYDAHLNSCVQSRKSGVLKLEWDIKQNDSPDIEVEFISKVFSKLNLKKIISEMLEAPLFGYKILEIIWKYDHGKIIPANIIGRPQEWFVFDPNNIPYFVNSSGEKEALMPKKFFVIQHNAEYNNPYGTALLSNCYWYVIYKKDIIGFWATFTEKYGMPFLKGTVAIGSPEDKANEMSEKLDELRQDGVIVYENDALTNVEIINSATTASVDIYKSLIEFFNSEISKAILSSTLTSDVTNKGTYAASKTHQEVRQDIIDADKQLVELWFNKLIQWVIEVNFGVRDEYPEFVLYEEQDVDAELADVVAKLSPYVQFTKEFYKKNFYWTDEDFEIKLNQEPHFATSGTNKASGLEMLNDSTRKVIENIVNMIHSQNSFNEIEEYIINSIPEIDTHEIEDLIAKSIMIAETGGMQKWK; encoded by the coding sequence ATGATTAATACTTCTCTTAATAAAGTTCAGGCTTCTTTCAATAATTATTTAAAATTTGCTAATATGTTGAAAGAACCTATTCCAAATCCTGACAATGTTCTCCGCAAAATCGGTGGACGTATCGAGGCATATAGAAATCTTTTCTATGATGCTCATCTGAATTCATGCGTGCAGTCCAGAAAATCCGGTGTACTTAAACTTGAATGGGACATCAAACAAAATGATTCTCCGGATATCGAAGTAGAATTTATCAGTAAAGTTTTCAGTAAACTAAATCTGAAAAAAATAATCTCAGAAATGCTCGAAGCTCCTTTGTTTGGTTACAAAATTCTCGAAATTATCTGGAAATATGATCATGGAAAAATTATTCCGGCGAATATAATTGGAAGACCACAGGAATGGTTTGTTTTTGACCCTAATAATATACCATACTTTGTAAATTCATCCGGAGAAAAAGAAGCACTTATGCCTAAAAAATTCTTTGTTATTCAACATAATGCTGAATATAATAATCCTTACGGTACGGCTTTGCTTTCTAACTGCTATTGGTATGTTATTTACAAAAAAGATATTATCGGTTTCTGGGCTACTTTTACAGAAAAATACGGAATGCCTTTCCTGAAAGGTACGGTTGCTATCGGCTCACCTGAAGATAAAGCAAATGAAATGTCTGAGAAGCTCGATGAATTAAGACAGGATGGTGTCATCGTATATGAAAATGACGCATTGACTAATGTTGAGATTATTAACTCGGCTACTACTGCAAGTGTGGATATTTATAAATCGTTGATTGAATTTTTTAATTCAGAAATTTCTAAAGCTATTTTATCATCAACTCTTACTTCTGATGTTACAAACAAAGGTACTTATGCAGCTTCCAAAACTCACCAGGAAGTAAGACAAGATATTATTGATGCAGATAAGCAATTAGTTGAATTATGGTTCAATAAACTTATTCAATGGGTTATTGAAGTAAATTTCGGCGTAAGAGATGAATATCCGGAATTTGTTCTCTACGAAGAGCAAGACGTGGACGCAGAGCTTGCTGATGTAGTTGCTAAATTATCTCCTTATGTACAGTTTACTAAAGAATTTTATAAAAAGAATTTCTATTGGACAGATGAAGATTTTGAAATAAAGTTAAATCAGGAGCCACATTTTGCTACATCAGGAACTAACAAAGCAAGTGGCTTGGAAATGCTTAATGATTCGACAAGAAAAGTCATTGAGAATATTGTTAATATGATTCATTCACAAAATTCTTTCAATGAAATTGAAGAGTATATTATAAATTCTATACCTGAGATTGATACACATGAGATTGAAGATTTAATTGCTAAATCAATAATGATTGCTGAAACAGGGGGCATGCAAAAATGGAAATAA
- a CDS encoding phage virion morphogenesis protein has product MKDELVNKINNVLKKIAERTDDLTPVLYLISAKIEIAIDRNFDEGGRWDGSGTSILSGGSQKWKPLSFATKIGYKKFGYALSPTLHRSTAGLRTTISAQPRGSSSIGITANSPYAAIHQFGGTINKQVNVKEHARKITQAFGKSINPKNIRVASFSRKMNTVIPARPYITLTEEDLQDILDLISGSILL; this is encoded by the coding sequence ATGAAAGACGAGTTAGTAAATAAAATCAATAATGTTCTAAAAAAGATTGCAGAAAGAACCGACGATTTGACGCCGGTTCTTTATTTAATTTCTGCAAAAATCGAAATTGCTATTGATAGAAACTTTGATGAAGGTGGCAGGTGGGACGGCTCCGGTACAAGTATTTTATCCGGTGGCAGTCAGAAATGGAAACCATTATCTTTCGCTACTAAAATTGGATATAAAAAGTTTGGTTATGCTTTAAGTCCAACCCTTCACCGTTCTACAGCCGGATTAAGAACAACTATATCTGCACAACCGAGGGGGAGTTCAAGTATTGGTATCACTGCAAATTCACCCTATGCTGCTATACATCAATTCGGTGGTACTATCAATAAGCAGGTTAATGTCAAAGAACATGCAAGGAAAATTACTCAAGCATTTGGGAAATCAATTAATCCGAAAAATATTAGGGTTGCTTCTTTCAGCCGGAAGATGAACACAGTTATTCCGGCACGTCCATATATTACGTTGACTGAAGAAGACTTACAGGATATTTTGGATTTAATCTCGGGAAGCATTTTGCTTTAA